Proteins co-encoded in one Metabacillus sp. KUDC1714 genomic window:
- a CDS encoding low temperature requirement protein A, translated as MEEKKVTWLELFYDLLFVAAVAAATHVLLHVEDGYIHVEYLIKFVLIFIPIWWAWVGQTMFVNRFGQDLFHQRIFLILQMFFVLIMTSSLSVDFDPYYLSFLIGYIGLRAVTAIQYLIVQRIEKGTRKKAALFFGRYFWIGIIISLFSVFFDSWIRYAVLYAGIIIDIIIPILGRKYLVKVPTNTAHLLERFGLFSIILFGEALISTLAVIQPNQGNWNSIGFSVISFILIISMWWQYFDNVDKKVDKSVQTAGQTIIYGHLFILMSLSMIAASIRLLYLHEVHYSFILYFAFGSVMLYFLSTTFVFHQYRHEHHRLKIYHLGLFLGILVVFFIINLIVVVPNIVIIGELTLFFIIFTKLTTTNKKRLMTNEIQPSAKDV; from the coding sequence ATGGAAGAAAAGAAAGTTACATGGTTAGAGCTCTTTTATGATTTGTTATTTGTGGCGGCTGTTGCGGCAGCAACTCATGTTTTACTTCATGTTGAAGATGGGTATATCCATGTAGAGTATTTAATAAAGTTTGTCTTAATTTTTATTCCTATCTGGTGGGCTTGGGTAGGGCAAACCATGTTTGTTAACAGGTTTGGACAAGATTTATTTCATCAACGAATATTTTTGATCCTGCAAATGTTTTTTGTGCTCATTATGACATCAAGCTTATCGGTTGATTTTGATCCTTATTATCTTTCTTTTTTAATTGGCTATATTGGCTTAAGAGCAGTGACTGCGATCCAATATCTTATTGTCCAGCGTATAGAAAAAGGAACTCGAAAAAAAGCAGCACTCTTTTTTGGAAGGTATTTTTGGATAGGAATCATTATTTCATTATTCTCCGTCTTTTTTGATTCTTGGATTCGATATGCTGTGTTATATGCTGGGATCATTATCGATATTATTATTCCAATATTAGGACGAAAATATTTAGTAAAGGTACCCACAAATACAGCGCATTTATTAGAGCGATTTGGTCTATTTTCTATTATTCTCTTTGGAGAAGCACTTATCAGCACGCTTGCGGTCATTCAACCTAATCAAGGAAATTGGAACTCAATAGGTTTTTCGGTCATTTCATTTATCCTCATTATATCGATGTGGTGGCAGTATTTCGATAATGTGGATAAGAAAGTGGACAAATCGGTTCAAACTGCTGGCCAAACCATTATTTACGGCCATCTTTTTATTTTAATGTCTTTGAGCATGATTGCAGCATCCATCAGACTACTGTACTTACATGAGGTCCATTACTCATTTATCCTTTATTTTGCTTTTGGTTCTGTAATGCTCTATTTCCTTTCAACTACCTTTGTTTTTCATCAATATAGACACGAGCACCACCGATTGAAAATATATCATTTAGGGTTATTCTTAGGAATTTTAGTAGTCTTTTTTATCATTAACTTAATTGTAGTAGTCCCAAATATTGTTATAATAGGAGAATTAACCTTATTTTTTATTATCTTTACTAAATTAACAACCACAAATAAAAAGCGACTGATGACAAATGAGATTCAGCCAAGTGCAAAGGACGTTTAA